A region of Paenibacillus sp. 37 DNA encodes the following proteins:
- a CDS encoding IclR family transcriptional regulator, which produces MEDRKLTVRAVERALDILLCFTTRSDLGLTEIASQIGLHKSTVHRLMATLEDRGFVIRDAATEKYRLGIRIWELSAHMSRSDDPAILLLPAMERLRDRLGETVSLYLRDGSERIRIQAVQSDQAIRRVAPVGVRLPLSVGASSKVLMAFATDEDREELMNGPEWPVFIDPAVYLAQMGDIRDNGYATSYEEREPGAAAVSVPIMDRRGNIAAALSVSGPVSRLSQETLHEYAPVLKDAATQMGLMLS; this is translated from the coding sequence ATGGAAGATCGAAAGTTAACCGTCCGGGCTGTGGAACGGGCGCTGGATATATTATTATGTTTTACCACACGCAGTGATCTGGGACTCACCGAAATTGCCAGCCAGATTGGCCTGCACAAAAGTACAGTGCACCGTTTGATGGCTACGCTGGAGGATCGAGGGTTCGTGATCCGCGATGCAGCAACAGAGAAGTACCGACTTGGCATCCGAATCTGGGAGCTGTCAGCTCATATGTCCCGCAGTGATGATCCCGCTATTCTGCTGCTGCCTGCGATGGAGCGACTGAGAGATCGATTGGGGGAGACGGTAAGTCTGTACTTGCGTGATGGGAGTGAAAGGATACGGATTCAAGCTGTGCAAAGTGATCAGGCGATCCGCCGAGTCGCTCCAGTGGGTGTTAGACTCCCGCTGTCTGTGGGCGCTTCCAGCAAAGTTTTGATGGCGTTTGCCACGGACGAGGATCGTGAAGAACTGATGAACGGGCCGGAATGGCCGGTGTTTATTGATCCCGCGGTGTATTTGGCGCAAATGGGAGATATCCGGGATAACGGATATGCGACGAGTTATGAGGAGCGTGAGCCGGGAGCTGCCGCGGTATCTGTACCGATTATGGATCGCCGAGGCAATATTGCAGCTGCTCTCTCGGTCTCAGGGCCTGTCAGCCGACTTTCGCAGGAGACATTGCATGAATACGCACCTGTG